A single window of Taeniopygia guttata chromosome 1, bTaeGut7.mat, whole genome shotgun sequence DNA harbors:
- the LOC115494350 gene encoding C-type lectin domain family 4 member D isoform X1, whose protein sequence is MNSQGRISPGTAAEERSCPWLNIWVFLIFVLPIKAALVTICLVVVPFSHSSDQPSALQQQFSKWECDSAVPQGTERGWTCCPKGWRRFQRSCYFLSLDRMNCAESAQNCTGMGSQLVVITSKAEQEFLSMQISQPVGRDNFYIGLFEMKVGQWQWMAMTPYNGTPTFWRQGEPSDNLDGNCTVMDVVGVTLYIWNNVNPDRMHHRICEAAAVIV, encoded by the exons ATGAATAGCCAAGGGAGAATCAGTCCTGGAACTGCAG cAGAAGAGAGAAGCTGCCCCTGGCTGAACATCTGGGTCTTCCTTATTTTTGTCCTTCCAATCAAAGCTGCCCTTGTGACCATCTGCCTTG TGGTGGTTCCCTTCAGCCACAGCAGTGAccagccctcagccctgcagcagcagttctCAAAGTGGGAGTGCGACTCAGCGGTGCCACAAGGCACAG AGCGAGGCTGGACTTGCTGCCCAAAGGGCTGGAGAAGGTTTCAAAGAAGCTGCTATTTCCTGTCCCTTGATAGGATGAATTGTGCTGAGAGTGCACAGAACTGCACTGGGATGGGCTCCCAGCTGGTGGTGATCACCAGCAAGGCAGAGCAG GAATTCCTCTCCATGCAGATAAGTCAACCTGTGGGAAGAGATAATTTCTACATTGGTCTGTTTGAGATGAAGGTGGGCCAGTGGCAGTGGATGGCAATGACTCCATACAATGGGACACCAAC GTTCTGGCGACAAGGAGAACCAAGTGATAACCTTGATGGGAACTGCACTGTAATGGATGTGGTTGGAGTAACACTTTACATCTGGAATAATGTCAATCCAGATAGGATGCATCATCGAATttgtgaagctgcagcagtAATTGTGTGA
- the LOC101233586 gene encoding C-type lectin domain family 4 member A codes for MASEITYAEVKFKNESPTPVVKGLPEKKKPEQHPQKYPLWLPWLISLLLLLVCIALVVVLLVVVPFSHSSDQPSALQQQFSKWECDSAVPQGTERGWTCCPKGWRRFQRSCYFLSLDRMNCAESAQNCTGMGSQLVVITSKAEQEFLYKQKTPSTKRDNIYIGLLKDTVGQWQWVDKTPYNGTPTFWRKYEPSPGHENCTVMHVPEGNLNNWNNVNPDTMHHRICEIAAVIV; via the exons ATGGCATCAGAAATCACCTATGCTGAGGTGAAGTTCAAAAATGAATCGCCGACTCCAGTGGTCAAAG GACTTCCTGAGAAAAAGAAGCCTGAGCAACATCCCCAGAAGTACCCACTCTGGCTGCCATGGTTGATCTCACTGCTGCTTCTCTTGGTGTGCATTGCCCTTGTTGTTGTCCTCCTTG TGGTGGTTCCCTTCAGCCACAGCAGTGAccagccctcagccctgcagcagcagttctCAAAGTGGGAGTGCGACTCAGCGGTGCCACAAGGCACAG AGCGAGGCTGGACGTGCTGCCCAAAGGGCTGGAGAAGGTTTCAAAGAAGCTGCTATTTCCTGTCCCTTGATAGGATGAATTGTGCTGAGAGTGCACAGAACTGCACTGGGATGGGCTCCCAGCTGGTGGTGATCACCAGCAAGGCAGAGCAG GAATTCCTCTACAAGCAGAAAACTCCATCCACAAAAAGAGATAATATCTACATTGGTCTTTTAAAGGACACAGTGGGCCAGTGGCAATGGGTGGACAAGACTCCATACAATGGGACACCCAC GTTCTGGCGAAAATACGAACCAAGTCCAGGCCATGAGAACTGCACAGTAATGCATGTGCCTGAAGGAAATCTGAATAACTGGAATAACGTCAATCCAGATACGATGCATCATCGAATTTGTGAAATTGCAGCAGTAATTGTGTGA
- the LOC115494350 gene encoding C-type lectin domain family 4 member D isoform X2 has product MNSQGRISPGTAEERSCPWLNIWVFLIFVLPIKAALVTICLVVVPFSHSSDQPSALQQQFSKWECDSAVPQGTERGWTCCPKGWRRFQRSCYFLSLDRMNCAESAQNCTGMGSQLVVITSKAEQEFLSMQISQPVGRDNFYIGLFEMKVGQWQWMAMTPYNGTPTFWRQGEPSDNLDGNCTVMDVVGVTLYIWNNVNPDRMHHRICEAAAVIV; this is encoded by the exons ATGAATAGCCAAGGGAGAATCAGTCCTGGAACTGCAG AAGAGAGAAGCTGCCCCTGGCTGAACATCTGGGTCTTCCTTATTTTTGTCCTTCCAATCAAAGCTGCCCTTGTGACCATCTGCCTTG TGGTGGTTCCCTTCAGCCACAGCAGTGAccagccctcagccctgcagcagcagttctCAAAGTGGGAGTGCGACTCAGCGGTGCCACAAGGCACAG AGCGAGGCTGGACTTGCTGCCCAAAGGGCTGGAGAAGGTTTCAAAGAAGCTGCTATTTCCTGTCCCTTGATAGGATGAATTGTGCTGAGAGTGCACAGAACTGCACTGGGATGGGCTCCCAGCTGGTGGTGATCACCAGCAAGGCAGAGCAG GAATTCCTCTCCATGCAGATAAGTCAACCTGTGGGAAGAGATAATTTCTACATTGGTCTGTTTGAGATGAAGGTGGGCCAGTGGCAGTGGATGGCAATGACTCCATACAATGGGACACCAAC GTTCTGGCGACAAGGAGAACCAAGTGATAACCTTGATGGGAACTGCACTGTAATGGATGTGGTTGGAGTAACACTTTACATCTGGAATAATGTCAATCCAGATAGGATGCATCATCGAATttgtgaagctgcagcagtAATTGTGTGA